GCAGAGTTGGTCTTCAAGGCTACCGCCAGGGAGATACTCATAGATAAGCATCCAATCGTCAGTGCAGACTCCAATGAGGTTAACCAAATTCGGATGTCTTCGCTTACTTGCTGTTTGGACCTGAGACAAAACCCACAAATTTTTCCACTTAGAACCTTCAAAAATTTCAAGAGTCTATTGTCTCTCTAACTTCTGGAATGGaatgaaaagtattttatttgcctaaaatgaaataaaatttaaaaagcctCCCAATCTTATCTTTTGGATTACCTATTTGATTGATGGACTGTGATATAAGCCTGCATACTTCTAATCATTTGTCAAAATAACTTCAACTATTCTTCCAGCAAAATATGCTGAGACTGCAATCACCTAACCTCTTGATGGTACTGTGAGGATCCTTCAAAGAACATCTTTATGGTCACTGGGATGTGACAAAGAAAGCCTTTATAAGTGCTCCCATACTCTCCCGCATCAATCTTCAAGGATGGATTGAAACTGTCGGTAGCTTCCATTATCTCTGaggaagaaaattcagaaaGGAAGTCCTGCTGATTTACGCTTGAGGATTCACTTGCTTGGTTTGTAAGATGCTCCAGTGCATTCTCCAATAGCCTCTGTGACTCCGTCGAGTTGGTTCTTCGTCATTTCAAgtgcttccttttctttagcTAGTGGTTCCTCAAGACCCTTTCTCCGCCTTAGATCCTCCTCAAGTGCTTTAACCTGAAAATAGGCAacgatattttaatattttattaaactTATAAGATACTCAAGATTCTGTCCCTACCAATATCAACTTATAAGACTCTGCTGTGCCAAGCACTTGCATAAAAAATGGACAGAGCAACTTCCACCTAATAGAGTCTGCTTAGACTTTAGAAATACCAAACttctaaaatctttcaattCCATATGAAGAAACTTCTTTAGATTGGTCTACAAGACTTCTGCATCTTCTAGTGCACAGTTGACAGTATTTTGTCCAGACATTAATGGGAGGtgacaaaactaaaaaaagaggTAGATtctataactaaattggtctCTCATCCACGTGCTGTCACTGCTTCTATCTCCAACACTCCAGAATCCATTACTATTATGTATGCAAAACATGGTAAGAAAATAATGACAAGGGCATTACTCTGCAAGTGGCATCAGTTGCAATTTTTTCAGCTTTTTGACAGTTGATCTGCTCTTCATATGCCTCTCGTTTTGCATTTGCAGCCTCTGCCGTTACTCTGTCAAGTTGTTCATACAGTTCATCATTACTTCCTTCCTGTCAGGAAATTTGGGGCCTCAGGAATGACACATAATCCTGGTGTTAAGTTGTATATAAAACTTTCTATTTTCTCAAGTGATAGATACACTTGAAAGTAAAGAAATTTGTTCCACTGTAGCACAATATTGCATTGGAGGCTCACAACAAAGTTCAAAGGAATCTTTTTGATGATGGATCCACTCTTCATATGCCTCTCATTTTGCATTTGTAGCCTCTGCCATCGCTCTGTCAAGTTGTTCAAAGAGTTCATCGTTACTTCCTTCCTGTCAGGAAATTTGGGGCCCTAAGAATGACTCGAAATCCCAGCGTTCGGTTGTATATGACACTATCAAGTTTACTGAAGTGATAGATCCACTTGAAAGTACAGAAAGTTGTTCTACTGTAGCACAACATCGCGTTGGGGGTTCACAAGAAAGTTCATAGGAAGGTTTATAAGAACGTACAGAGCTTGATTCTGATTTATAATGGATCCTCTGCCCTCTCTCAATCCAAACCATGGGTATATCATCTTCAACTTCATTAGAGCTGATGAACCTATAGAAGAACTTCTTAAGTATTGTAATCCAGAATCCACAGCAGAATTCACTGATACTGATGATCGGGAACATCTGTATTGAACTTGTTTACATCTGTTTCCCTACAATTTTTCAAGAATCCACATCAGCTAACATCAAAGTTGCGTCTGACGCAtaacaagttgaagaagaaacttAAGCAGCAATCTCCTTTATGTGTCTACATGGAGATGGCCTTCACTAAAAGAAGGTGATGATTTTGGACAGAGTGAGCTTAAGAGATTACATTGAAAAGGATTCAGATGTAGGTTCCAGAAAAGATATGCATAAACTCTCATCAGCATATGAAAATAAGCTCTGGAAACTCAAGATACCATACTGAAACTTACCCTAAAAGTTTGGGAATAGGTATGACAATTGATGTAAGGAAAACCCCAACGAGGTACTTGATACAGAAAAATTCATAATGAAGCAAACAATGTAAAAGATTGTCTTCTGGATTTCAAggccaaggaaaagaaagaatgtctttctttgaaaaaaagaaaaaaacaagtttaCTCAATctagaaaaatgacaaatctgAAACTCTTCAAGACCAACAAGTTGGCATAAAATCCTTTTTATTCGTAGGACATCTGCCTAAGAGAGTAAACCTTGTAGTGCTAGAACTCTTTAGAAATTCCTAAAGGGATTCCTAAGACCAAAATTAATAATCTGCTATAGTTACCATGAGCAGTAACtcgagaaaatagaaaatattctCCCATGCTCCTGCATCAATGAGTTAGAAGTTTCAAATGGGTCGcgatttggttttattaaagtaCTTTTCTTATATTCTACTTGTTGCATCTTTTATGCTTCGATGACTTATTCTGTAATTCTCTACATGCTGTTCCAAATATGGTGGAAGCCAAGAACTCAAGTTCTATACATCTATGTTTGAAGATAATAGTCCTAGTTACTACTTGCACTGGCTAAATTTGTTACCTCTGTCCCTGCTCAGGACAAGTACCGAGAATGAGtacacaaaacaaaaatttgttttgggATAATTGTCATGTTTGTGCTTGTCATCGACTACATGGAGAAACATAAAGTAAAATTTGATCATGTTGTGTTACCTGACATAAATCAGCTGTCGCTTGCAGATGAACAAAATATAACAAGATGGATCGGCCTGCTGGTTGACAAATTTTGCACTTGTGGATTTAAGTTGTGCCATCCCACTGCAATGCCAAAGGCACATCAGCAAACAAagatttttggtaaaaaaatgagaatgttGTATCTGACTTTGTTAAAAACTGCAGTTGTCAATAGATGCTGACCTATAAAGCAAAATAACAGCTCAAATGAATTAGTCGTCATTCAAAATTATTGAATTTTACCATAACCTCTCTCCAGTTGCCACGCAAAAGATATGAGGAAACATATTCATGACAAACTACTAGCTTACCTcttcaaaacaaatataataatatatgtgACTCAAGAAAAGACTTTTGCAATGCATTTATGATGCAATCTCTGAGCAAAGTGGATGTCATTAATCTAAGACTAGGACTCAAAGTAGCTCATCAACTCCAGAGGCCACATTTTCTTTTGCCTTCAGGTCTATGCTAAATAAACAAAGATTAAGTCATGAGTAAACCATACACAAAATAGCACCTGTGTGCTCCTGCTCCCGTAATTAGTGTCTCAGTGGCATGCTCTCCAACAAGTTGTGCTATCCCCTTCCCTTTATCTTGCATCTTGATATATCTTTTTTTCTGCAGAAACCTGCAGCAAGGAAACATTTTGTGTGCACACATAAGTCAGATACTGAACTCCAGCGTGCCTGTCAAAGATTAACTTTGAAAAGTTTTCAAATGATTGGCTGATGTTAGGTTACATAAGCATATAGATTTCTGGGTGcacttatcaaattaaaaccTCAAAATGCAGCTCGACATAAACCTAATCATACACAAGAGCAATATCTCTAACTTCCACCACCCTTTGTACTCAGTTGATTCAGAACAACTGAGAGTATTGAATTTTGGGAACAAAGTTGAGAAAATCTGATTTAGACGAATTAACATGAAATATCAATCCGAAATGCCAAATAATGCTAAACTTCACTGTTTATCATTGTATTCTCTACCTCACTGAAATGGGAAATCAAATACAAATTATTGAATATTCAACAGTAATGTCaagaaccgaccaaaaaaagaaaaaaagtaatgtcAAGAAACAATGAACTGATCATATGGCAAATGTGGCAGAAGGTATATCATTCAGGGAAAAAAATGAGCCTCAGCGTGCTTACAAATATGAATGTACTCATCCAGCATCTCATCCTGTACGTATCCTGCCTCGCAAATTCTTGAGAATTCCTGACGCCAAAACCATCTGACTGATTCACTGGACATTTTGCCAAGCCAAAGAAATTGCTGTTACTATATTTGCACAGCGGAAGAATTAAAGCTAATGCCAACTTTCACCTAATGATATCATGTTCTCACCACAATTAATCTGTCCTCAGAATAAGAAAAGCGTCGCAGCATGCAAACGTTTCACAAATGCATCGCATTTGGACTATACCGCAGTTTCCAAAAATGCAAGCACACACCTACCCACAGACTGGCAGTTATTTTCGCAAACTTATTTTCGCAAACTACATGACAGCCGACAGTATAATGAAGTCCAATTGCTTATACATACAAGTAAGAAATGTTTCTTCAGACGGTGCGATAGGGAAGTACTTTTCACAAACTGTTAATTCAGGATCACCTCACCGGAACTGCCAACAGTCGCATTCGACCACAAATTACCAAAAACCCTTAGTTCAACCTCACATGGAGTCACTTCCTCGCGGAATTAAACAAAGAATTCTCTACAATATCTAACCATCTGTAGCGGATGAATTCGGCTTATCAGCTAAAAACGCCAGAGAAAAACCCAAACCCATTTCTCACAAGAAGCACCATCGCTGACACAGCAGACACTCATGCCCTTTTAGTTTAGAATCATCGCACATGTCAGCATCCTACTAAGCTAAAGTAGCGAACTTTCACGTTGCGTGGTCCTGCCGCGCCATGTCCACGACACCCAAGACCGACACAAAGTGTACGGCGCTGTACGTATACCTACGATGGAACGAACGAAGTCGTCGGCTGTGGTCCTGAACCGAAACTTACGAGATGGGTCGCGAGGGTCGCGATCGCCGTCGTCCTCGGGAGGCTGCTGCGCACGGGGGATGCGAAGGCCGCCGCCGAAATTGCGCAACGCCCGCGACAGGGTCGACTTGCTCCGCCGCACGTCGCCGCCGACGGCCACGTGGAGTCGATCGGCGGCCAGCCGCGGCGGCGATCGGCCGGCGGCGGCCTCCATGAGGGCGGCAGTTAAAAAGAGTCACTTTTTCAGTTTTTAGCTAAAGTAGATagtgagagaaaaagataaGACAGCCTCCTTTAAATAAGAAATTCAACTAAAGTaacaatatttatcaaaaatccTAATCTAAATAAAAGTaatcttgaaaaatgtttttttaaaatgaaacttGCAGATCAAGATTCTAAAAACAAGAGCGTATCTTGAAATCTTGGtaccaactctctctctctctaagtctTATAAACGGATATGGTCAGCTtgaaaaaatcttgaaaaatgtGGTTGTTGTCGCCAAGGATTTCTTTCTAAATGGCAGTATGATTGGTCGCAATTATTCTAACAAGCAATCACCACTATTGTCAATATCAGCCACGGCCGATAATCTCTTATTAATGCATATCTAATATCGGAATATGTTAATCAAAACTCCACATTAAATAAGTTCTAGCTCACATGCAGGCCATGCCATCTTCATTGGTCTCATGTGAAGTGAACTTATGAACAGTTAGTAAGAGAGGGAATACAAATtctcttttatgttttattttattgcgATTCTAACCTTATATCTTTTCTTATCATCTTTCATACATGTTACGAGTGAcaagtaaaaatataaattttagcttGTACAAGGGTAAATTTTATAACCAATAGACAGAACCaaacaaaataatttctattccaaagagggaaaaagaaaaatgaagaaggtaTTAATTGATGCCACAGTGGCATTGCGTGCACATCTTTTTTAGTCATTGTGGTCCATACTCGTGCTATATGGAGGCATGTACaaggtcaaattgaaaagtcaacaaaaatgTTCTAAGATTGTTGGCATGGACCTTTTCTTAAAATACGGCTTATATGTAGTCTAGGTACAATattaaaagaacataaatagttcAGGTAAATCACATGAACATCCTAAACTGGGCATCCCACAAAATTTGTCCCCCGTTTTGGACAATGATCGAAGGTCCGAAGGTAAAAGAAAGGCCCCTTCTTATACCCTGATAGCTCTAGGCCGGCTAAAGCACTGTTGCGCGGGATTCGTCGTAAATGGAACTATAAAAGTGGAGAAATATTCTGATTTCAAAGCGCCACGTCAGCAGTGcgttattttattatatttaattaagaatTTGACACATGGACACTGATTTggaattaaaaatacaaatataattttctctctcttttcctcacAACCTCCCCTCTCCCTTTGCTGCTACAGTTCTGGCCAGAGTCACGGCGACCTCCGGAAGATGGAGCCAACCAGATCTGGGCGGTGACGTCGCTGGTCCATGGCCGAGCCTCCATCTCAGTCGCGCGCGGCTCGCAGTCATTGGCCGTCCATGGTCGAGCCACCCTTCGTGGTTGCTCGCGTTTAGGCTCGTCCAAACTGAGTCATTCCCTCGGTCGTGTTCCTTTGTTCGTCTTCGGCTTCGTCTTCCTCCATGCGTCTGTTCGTCTTCCTCTTCGGCCACCGGCCAAATCTGCTCGCCTCGTCTTCCCGCCGTAACCATGCCTCCAAATCTGGTCTTCAGCTTCATCGTACTCTGTTTGCCTTCGGGTTTTCCTTCCTTTGTGCGTCGGCTTCGTCTACCTGCGTCGCCTGTCACTATTCAGCTCTGCTCGCCTTCGTCTCGCCATGGCTTCAGATCTGGTCGGGCATAGCAATTCTGCGGCAACGAAGGTGGAGGGTGCAAACTCGCCGTTGGGTGCGACGGCCACGAGGCGGAGTACTCGAGGATGGAGGTTACGGCGGCTTGAGCGGGGGCGACGGTTGTATTGGGCGGTGGGGCGGTGGCTGTCATggtggagggagagaaagaaatgaagttAGTTTTGTGTTTAATTCCATGTCAGTGTATATGTGTCAAGCCGTGATTGGGTGGtgggagcaaaaaaaaaaaaaaaatgctcaccACTCCATGCATGCATGACATGGTGAGAACGAACCCccgaatattttttatttaaagggGGTCTATGGTCTGTCACAGATGAGaagtcaattttcaaaactataatataaaaaatataatcttgtaaatcatttttcatattttccttttctgctaTCTTATCACTTTATATAGGTACAGCCTCCAAGGATGGCAGCTGCTGcttttttaatcctttttttccATACCGTCAAACCCATTTGAAGGGTTAAAACGAACCCCAGGAAAGTTCACCCAAACGTCACTCTAGGGTCAACTTCTCATGTAGTTCATAGCTGATCCTGAGTCATCCTTGACCCGAAATAATGTTTTCTATAGAGATAAACATGTTATGTTCATGACAGAGTGTCTGAATTTCATTTGACGTTGGATTAACTTATGATTTAGCTGGAAAAGCACATGATCAACACAGCCGAAGTGAAAAGTGGTCCATGAGTAAGGGGGTTCCTGCCTTTTCATCGGAATGCAAAGTTGCTGatataaacaaagtaaataaagtTGAACATGGAGAACTTGGAGAAGGAGAAATATAAGTAGTCAAGCACAGAGAACCTAGGAAATATAGGCCAGACCGGTATAATCTTATAGcggaaagcaataaaaaatgttattttgggGACTCGTTTGAATTGTGTTCCCGTTGTGGATAAGTTTATAATTATTTACATTAGAATAAGTTcactagaagtcctaaaatttatcacgaaagtgctattgaatcataaaacttacaaaaagtataATAAAATCTTCAAACTTTCACATTACTATAATCAAGTTATTTCGTTAATATCGTCAACttaactaacaaaaaaatattgacgtggcattttaaaattaatttctctcacctacgtggcaattttaataattattttattcaaatgttattattatttaaattagtttaaaaaaccaaaaaagaaaagctaaaattttaaaaaatgaaaataaaaaagggagggCAGAAGGGATAGTTGGCCAGTGGGCATTGCTTCCATTGTTGCCACCACTCATCATGAAACTCGACTTAGGCTCGagcgcctagatctaggcaccACCGACCCTCCCCAGGGATCGTGACCATCACCTACCTTGGGTAAGGCGTCATCGATGCTCATCCGAGCCCAACAATGATCACCAACCCTCACTCAAGGCTGGCGAGGCCTTGCTCAGGGTTGGCAAGGCTCTCCAA
Above is a window of Eucalyptus grandis isolate ANBG69807.140 chromosome 9, ASM1654582v1, whole genome shotgun sequence DNA encoding:
- the LOC120288092 gene encoding U-box domain-containing protein 33-like, encoding MKLKMIYPWFGLREGRGSIINQNQALKEVTMNSLNNLTERWQRLQMQNERHMKSGSIIKKIPLNFVEGSNDELYEQLDRVTAEAANAKREAYEEQINCQKAEKIATDATCRVKALEEDLRRRKGLEEPLAKEKEALEMTKNQLDGVTEAIGECTGASYKPSK